The following are encoded in a window of Amphibacillus xylanus NBRC 15112 genomic DNA:
- the recG gene encoding ATP-dependent DNA helicase RecG — protein MLILIKGVNAILNRRLVTDIKGVGPALKEKLAQLDIHTVEDLFHTYPSRYENFEVLPITELVHDQKATLEAIVLSQPVVTFYGRKKSRLVVPLQVDQVVVKGIMFNRHFAKDQMVEGKKVTVTGKWDQHRQQITISHYRIGENSSTEIEPSYGLRQIITPFQFRKVLKQAFTQFREEIVEILPNRYLTEYKLLSRGMALEQIHFPQDINHLKQARRRLIYEEFLLFQLKMQGLRQLNIDRTQGQRKEFSETDLIEFINQLPFQLTEAQSKAKQEILDDMRSPHRMHRLLQGDVGSGKTVVAAIALYAAFLAGFQGAIMVPTEILAEQHYQSLTKLFEGKLVVEFLTGSVKGKERKRKLAAIESGEVNVIVGTHALIQDDVSYANLGLVIVDEQHRFGVNQRKVLREKGIDPDVLFMTATPIPRTLAITSFGDMDMSMIDQMPVGRKSVETFWVKESMMPRIINLIEKEVKSGGQAYIIAPLIEESDKLDIQNAVDLYQNLSNTFSIPIEIGLLHGRLTPSEKDEVMQAFAENKVQVLVSTTVVEVGVNVPNATIMVIYDAERFGLSQLHQLRGRVGRGDKQSYCILIADPKGETGKERMQIMTETTNGFVLAEHDLKLRGPGEFFGKKQSGLPEFKLADPIHDYRALETARKDAIEIVTNNYLEENQEFQQLKQLMDHVLMEYQVGFD, from the coding sequence ATGTTAATTTTAATAAAGGGGGTGAATGCTATTTTGAACAGGAGATTAGTCACTGATATAAAGGGAGTGGGACCTGCCTTAAAGGAGAAATTAGCACAACTTGATATACATACTGTGGAGGATTTATTTCATACATATCCTTCAAGATATGAAAATTTTGAAGTATTACCGATTACGGAGCTGGTACATGACCAAAAAGCCACGCTTGAAGCAATCGTCTTAAGTCAACCTGTTGTCACATTCTATGGCCGTAAGAAATCACGACTAGTTGTCCCGCTTCAAGTTGATCAAGTCGTTGTAAAAGGGATTATGTTTAATCGACATTTTGCCAAAGATCAAATGGTCGAAGGCAAAAAGGTGACGGTGACTGGAAAATGGGATCAACATCGTCAACAAATAACGATTAGCCATTATCGGATTGGGGAGAATTCATCAACTGAAATAGAACCGTCATATGGATTACGTCAAATCATTACGCCGTTTCAATTTAGAAAAGTTCTAAAGCAAGCATTTACTCAATTCAGAGAAGAAATCGTAGAAATATTACCTAACCGATATCTCACAGAATATAAACTGCTAAGCCGAGGAATGGCCCTTGAGCAAATTCACTTTCCACAAGATATTAATCACTTAAAACAAGCGAGAAGACGGCTAATCTATGAGGAGTTTTTACTGTTTCAGTTAAAAATGCAAGGATTACGGCAATTGAATATTGACAGGACTCAAGGTCAACGGAAGGAATTTTCAGAGACTGATTTAATTGAATTTATTAATCAATTACCATTTCAATTAACAGAAGCACAAAGTAAAGCAAAACAGGAAATCCTTGATGATATGAGATCACCTCATCGGATGCATCGATTATTACAAGGTGACGTTGGTTCCGGTAAAACAGTTGTAGCTGCGATTGCTTTATATGCAGCATTTTTAGCAGGTTTCCAAGGTGCTATTATGGTTCCTACTGAAATTTTAGCTGAACAGCATTATCAATCGCTTACTAAACTATTTGAAGGTAAATTGGTTGTTGAATTTTTGACAGGATCAGTTAAAGGTAAAGAACGAAAACGCAAATTAGCAGCAATTGAAAGTGGCGAAGTCAATGTGATTGTTGGTACACATGCTTTAATTCAAGATGATGTTTCTTACGCTAATTTAGGCTTAGTGATCGTAGACGAACAACACCGTTTTGGTGTTAATCAGCGAAAAGTATTACGAGAAAAAGGCATTGATCCTGATGTGTTGTTTATGACAGCAACACCGATTCCACGAACATTAGCAATTACAAGCTTCGGTGATATGGATATGTCAATGATTGATCAAATGCCAGTCGGCAGAAAGTCAGTCGAAACATTTTGGGTAAAAGAATCGATGATGCCACGAATTATTAACTTAATTGAAAAAGAAGTGAAAAGTGGAGGACAAGCCTACATCATTGCTCCGTTAATCGAGGAATCAGACAAGCTTGATATTCAAAATGCAGTTGATCTGTATCAAAACCTATCAAATACTTTCTCAATTCCGATTGAAATCGGACTTTTACATGGTCGATTAACCCCTAGTGAAAAAGATGAGGTCATGCAAGCTTTTGCAGAAAACAAAGTACAAGTGCTCGTATCAACAACTGTTGTTGAGGTTGGTGTTAACGTTCCTAACGCCACAATTATGGTTATCTACGATGCAGAGCGTTTTGGCCTGTCGCAATTACATCAATTGCGTGGTCGAGTTGGACGTGGTGACAAGCAAAGCTATTGTATCCTAATTGCTGATCCGAAGGGTGAGACAGGCAAAGAGCGCATGCAAATTATGACGGAAACGACAAACGGTTTTGTATTAGCAGAGCATGACTTAAAGCTAAGAGGGCCAGGAGAATTTTTCGGCAAAAAACAAAGTGGTTTACCAGAATTTAAACTAGCTGATCCTATTCATGATTATCGAGCATTAGAAACTGCTCGTAAGGATGCAATAGAGATTGTGACGAATAATTATCTTGAGGAAAATCAAGAATTTCAGCAATTGAAACAACTGATGGATCACGTTTTGATGGAATATCAAGTAGGTTTTGATTAA
- a CDS encoding DAK2 domain-containing protein, which translates to MGLTNIEGAKLAEMILLGANHLSNNADMIDALNVFPVPDGDTGTNMNLSMTSGANEVKKVSSGTVSEVASAFAKGLLMGARGNSGVILSQLFRGFSKGVEGLDQLTTKTLAKGLQSGVKTAYKAVIKPVEGTILTVAKDTANAAEKIAEETDDLVVFMERVLEASKASLDRTPELLPVLKEVGVVDSGGQGLVIIYEAFVASLKGEALPEVDLDLNSMDDLVSAEHHKSHQDFINTEDIEFGYCTEFMVKFEQDKLKDNPYNEEEFRNELSKLGDSLLVVSDEDYVRVHVHVEYPGEAMNIAQRYGSFAQVKVENMRQQHSDIVGEQPKKEAKPKAEYGIVSVAMGNGIEELLKSLGATVIITGGQTMNPSTQDISDAIEKAHAEKVIILPNNKNIVMAAEQAAELSEVDAIVVPTKTIPQGMSALLAFNPEASLADNQENMKDACNYVKTGQLTYAVRDTQIDGLTIEKGNFMGLVEGDIKATDPDKLTTAKQLLEALIDEDDEILTILQGEDATNEEVEELTEFVEEAFPEIEVEVHEGNQPIYSLILSVE; encoded by the coding sequence GTGGGATTAACAAATATAGAAGGTGCTAAGCTTGCTGAAATGATTTTATTAGGCGCTAACCACCTATCTAATAATGCAGATATGATTGATGCATTAAACGTGTTTCCGGTTCCCGATGGAGACACGGGTACCAATATGAATTTATCGATGACATCAGGAGCTAATGAAGTTAAAAAAGTTTCATCTGGCACAGTTTCTGAGGTAGCTAGTGCATTTGCAAAAGGATTACTAATGGGTGCTAGAGGAAACTCTGGTGTTATTCTTTCGCAATTATTTCGCGGATTTTCAAAAGGTGTAGAAGGACTTGACCAATTAACAACAAAAACCTTAGCAAAAGGTCTACAAAGTGGTGTTAAAACGGCTTATAAGGCTGTTATTAAACCAGTAGAAGGTACGATTTTAACTGTTGCTAAAGATACAGCTAATGCAGCTGAGAAAATTGCTGAGGAAACAGATGATTTAGTTGTATTTATGGAACGTGTTTTAGAAGCTTCTAAGGCATCGCTAGATCGAACTCCTGAGCTTTTACCTGTTTTAAAAGAAGTAGGTGTTGTTGATAGTGGTGGACAAGGATTAGTTATCATATATGAAGCATTTGTTGCTTCATTAAAAGGTGAAGCACTTCCAGAAGTTGATCTAGATCTTAATTCAATGGATGACTTAGTTAGCGCTGAGCACCATAAATCACATCAAGATTTTATCAACACTGAGGATATTGAATTTGGTTATTGTACAGAATTTATGGTTAAATTTGAACAAGATAAGTTAAAAGATAATCCATATAATGAAGAAGAATTTCGTAATGAACTCAGCAAACTCGGTGACTCTTTACTAGTCGTATCTGATGAAGATTATGTACGAGTTCACGTTCACGTTGAATATCCCGGAGAAGCAATGAATATTGCTCAACGTTATGGTAGTTTTGCACAAGTTAAAGTTGAAAATATGCGTCAACAACATAGTGATATTGTAGGTGAACAACCGAAAAAAGAAGCAAAACCAAAAGCAGAATATGGTATTGTTTCTGTTGCAATGGGTAATGGAATCGAAGAGCTATTAAAGAGCTTAGGTGCAACAGTTATTATTACTGGCGGCCAAACTATGAATCCAAGTACACAGGACATTAGTGACGCCATCGAAAAAGCTCATGCTGAAAAAGTAATCATCCTACCAAACAATAAGAACATTGTTATGGCGGCAGAACAAGCAGCAGAACTATCTGAGGTTGATGCGATCGTAGTCCCTACAAAGACAATTCCTCAAGGAATGAGTGCATTACTAGCATTTAACCCTGAAGCAAGCTTAGCTGATAATCAAGAGAACATGAAAGACGCTTGTAATTATGTTAAGACTGGTCAATTAACGTATGCCGTTAGAGATACACAAATTGATGGTCTAACAATTGAAAAAGGTAATTTCATGGGTCTTGTTGAAGGTGATATTAAAGCAACAGATCCTGATAAGCTGACAACAGCTAAGCAATTGTTAGAAGCTCTAATTGATGAAGATGACGAAATCTTAACGATCCTACAAGGTGAAGATGCAACGAACGAAGAAGTTGAAGAACTTACAGAATTTGTTGAAGAGGCTTTCCCAGAAATTGAAGTTGAGGTTCATGAAGGTAACCAACCTATTTATTCATTAATCTTGTCTGTGGAGTAA
- a CDS encoding Asp23/Gls24 family envelope stress response protein: protein MAIELTTKEGRVTITNEVIATVAGGAAIECYGIIGMASKNQLKDGIAEILRRENFSKGVVVKQEDNKISIDMYIIVSYGTKISEIAHNVQSQVKYNLDKTLGLAIDAVNIYIQGVRVQNDN, encoded by the coding sequence ATGGCAATTGAGTTGACGACTAAAGAAGGTCGGGTAACAATTACAAACGAAGTGATTGCAACGGTTGCAGGTGGTGCAGCTATTGAATGTTATGGCATTATTGGTATGGCTTCAAAAAATCAATTAAAAGATGGCATTGCTGAAATACTTCGTAGAGAAAATTTCTCAAAAGGTGTCGTTGTTAAGCAGGAAGATAATAAAATCTCAATTGATATGTATATTATCGTTAGTTACGGAACGAAAATCTCCGAAATTGCGCATAATGTTCAATCCCAAGTTAAATATAACTTAGATAAAACATTAGGTTTAGCAATTGATGCTGTCAATATATATATTCAAGGCGTTCGCGTCCAAAATGACAATTAA
- the rpmB gene encoding 50S ribosomal protein L28 yields MSRKCVVTGRKTGVGNNRSHALNANKRKWKANVQKVRIMVDGKPKRVYVSARALKSGKVERV; encoded by the coding sequence ATGAGTCGTAAATGTGTCGTAACTGGCCGTAAAACAGGTGTTGGAAACAATCGTTCACACGCCTTAAACGCTAATAAACGTAAATGGAAAGCTAACGTACAAAAAGTACGCATTATGGTTGATGGAAAACCAAAACGTGTTTATGTTTCTGCTCGTGCACTTAAATCAGGTAAAGTTGAACGTGTTTAA
- the spoVM gene encoding stage V sporulation protein SpoVM, protein MRFYTIKLPKFLGGIVRFIVNLWQGKEEK, encoded by the coding sequence ATGCGTTTTTACACGATAAAACTCCCAAAGTTTCTCGGAGGCATTGTACGATTCATTGTTAACCTATGGCAAGGAAAAGAAGAGAAGTAG
- a CDS encoding thiamine diphosphokinase, which yields MRQESKTAKIGIVAGGPAELLADLSEYQIDFWIGCDRGALYLINNHLPLDLAIGDFDSVSSQERELIEQKAKTFIQHLVEKDETDLELAINEALKRPVCELFLFGVTGGRKDHELSSLFLLERLIDQQIKVKLIDKQNSLSMYRPGCYRLKRLNHDQKISFLSLTSLVTGLTLENFYYPLEDETIRRGDSLTISNHLIAETGYFSFDSGILIVIKTSERNA from the coding sequence ATGAGGCAGGAAAGTAAGACAGCTAAAATTGGTATTGTTGCAGGTGGACCAGCTGAGCTTTTAGCTGATCTGTCTGAATATCAAATTGATTTTTGGATTGGCTGTGATAGAGGAGCACTCTATTTAATCAATAATCATCTGCCGCTAGATCTTGCAATTGGTGATTTTGACTCCGTATCTAGTCAGGAAAGAGAATTGATCGAACAAAAAGCGAAAACATTTATACAACACCTAGTTGAAAAAGACGAGACTGATTTGGAGTTAGCAATTAATGAGGCATTAAAACGCCCTGTTTGCGAACTATTTTTGTTCGGCGTGACAGGTGGAAGAAAAGATCATGAGCTTAGTTCACTATTCTTGCTCGAAAGATTGATTGATCAACAAATTAAAGTAAAATTAATCGACAAACAAAATAGCCTGTCAATGTACCGCCCTGGTTGTTATCGTTTGAAACGGTTAAATCATGATCAAAAGATCTCATTCTTATCGTTAACAAGTCTAGTGACTGGACTTACTTTAGAAAACTTCTATTACCCCTTAGAAGACGAAACGATCAGACGTGGTGATTCACTAACAATATCTAATCACTTGATTGCAGAAACAGGTTATTTTTCATTTGACTCTGGCATATTAATAGTGATAAAGACTAGTGAACGTAATGCGTAA
- the rpe gene encoding ribulose-phosphate 3-epimerase: MKKIAPSILSADFSKLAAEIKEVEEAGAEYIHVDVMDGHFVPNITIGPLVVSAIRPTTNLTLDVHLMIDNPDQYIADFASAGADIITVHLEACTHLHRTISAIKEHGKKAGVVINPATPVELVKPILADIDLLLFMTVNPGFGGQTFIPSVLEKIKLADQWRKEKNLDIEFEVDGGINAETAKWCAEAGVDVFVAGNAIFGQPNRKEAMDVIRKAINEAGK, from the coding sequence ATGAAGAAAATTGCACCTTCTATTTTATCAGCAGACTTTTCAAAACTTGCAGCAGAGATTAAAGAGGTAGAAGAGGCAGGCGCAGAATATATTCACGTTGATGTCATGGATGGACATTTTGTGCCTAATATAACGATTGGTCCTCTAGTTGTAAGTGCCATTAGACCAACTACGAACTTAACTTTAGATGTACATTTAATGATTGACAATCCAGATCAATATATTGCAGACTTTGCTTCGGCTGGTGCAGATATTATTACCGTTCATTTGGAAGCTTGTACACATCTACATCGGACAATTTCAGCGATTAAAGAACACGGTAAAAAAGCCGGTGTCGTGATAAATCCCGCTACACCAGTAGAGCTTGTTAAACCGATTTTAGCAGATATTGATCTGCTACTATTTATGACGGTTAACCCAGGTTTTGGTGGTCAAACGTTTATCCCGTCAGTATTAGAGAAAATTAAACTTGCTGATCAGTGGCGAAAAGAGAAGAATTTGGACATTGAATTTGAAGTTGACGGAGGCATTAACGCTGAGACAGCTAAATGGTGTGCAGAAGCTGGAGTTGATGTATTTGTAGCAGGTAATGCTATTTTCGGACAACCAAATCGTAAAGAAGCAATGGATGTTATTAGGAAGGCAATTAATGAGGCAGGAAAGTAA
- the rsgA gene encoding ribosome small subunit-dependent GTPase A, with translation MQEGQIIKALSGFYYVLSNGVTYQCKARGLFRKTKETPLVGDFVKFEADNLTDGYVTELLPRKNELVRPPVANIDQALIAVSAKEPEFSAKLLDRFLVLVEFNHIDAIILVTKMDLLDENERPKLNQYIQDYQQLGYQVEQLSTEWPVQHEVFTQLLEGKTSVIAGQSGVGKSSFLNLLKPELKIETAEISQSLGRGRHTTRHTELIHVYGGMIADTPGFSSLDFDQIELEQLPFCFRDFESYREDCKFRGCMHVNEPNCAVKKAVEQHDISEYRYQHYLEFYHEIKSRKPRY, from the coding sequence ATGCAAGAAGGTCAAATAATAAAAGCTCTTAGTGGCTTTTACTATGTTTTATCAAATGGTGTCACTTATCAATGTAAAGCGAGAGGGTTGTTTCGAAAAACGAAAGAAACACCTCTCGTTGGTGATTTTGTAAAATTTGAAGCAGATAATCTGACTGATGGTTATGTGACTGAATTACTTCCAAGAAAGAATGAGTTGGTTCGACCACCAGTTGCAAATATTGACCAGGCTTTAATCGCAGTATCTGCAAAAGAACCAGAATTTAGTGCTAAGTTACTTGATCGATTTTTAGTGCTTGTTGAATTTAATCACATTGATGCAATTATATTGGTAACAAAGATGGACTTATTAGATGAAAATGAGCGTCCAAAGCTAAACCAATATATACAAGATTATCAGCAATTAGGTTATCAAGTTGAACAACTATCAACCGAGTGGCCTGTTCAACATGAGGTATTTACGCAATTGTTAGAAGGTAAGACTTCTGTAATTGCAGGTCAATCAGGTGTAGGAAAATCATCATTTTTAAATTTATTGAAACCAGAATTAAAGATTGAAACAGCAGAAATATCTCAATCTTTAGGCCGTGGAAGACACACGACTAGACATACAGAACTAATCCATGTATATGGTGGCATGATTGCTGATACACCAGGATTTAGTTCGTTGGATTTTGATCAAATTGAACTTGAACAACTTCCATTTTGTTTTCGTGATTTCGAATCATACCGCGAGGACTGTAAATTTAGAGGATGTATGCACGTTAACGAACCAAATTGTGCAGTGAAAAAGGCAGTCGAGCAACACGATATTAGCGAATATCGTTATCAACATTATTTAGAGTTTTATCATGAAATTAAATCAAGAAAGCCGAGGTATTAG
- the pknB gene encoding Stk1 family PASTA domain-containing Ser/Thr kinase — MLEGRLLNERYVVKKLIGGGGMANVYLGFDNILEREVAIKVLRLEYSNDDEFITRFHREAQSATSLSHPNIVNIYDVGEEDDIYYMVMEYVDGLTLKEYIQRYGPVSVDEAVDIMLQMTSAIEHAHSNHIVHRDIKPQNILIDRNRTVKVTDFGIALALTATSLTQTNSVLGSVHYLSPEQARGGTANRKSDIYSLGIVMYELLTGRIPFNGQSAVSIALKHLESPIPSMRKWDPLIPQSLENIVLKATNKDPFQRYQRVTDFEKDLETALDPDRINESPYYPPVEPGDETKAIPVIKNDQLTGQHTNVSDHVNQETTRPINFSQANSEQEPNKKKMSKKKKAVIWLTSIFAFIFGTILVALFVLPTLLKPDEIVLEDYTGMHVDEVIEALEELNLEYEIEDIYSEEIEADHVESTDPEAGEVVEEGAVITLFVSQGIEPIIFEDYVGQSFNQVERLLIQKGFNPENIKRVDTHSSEFAEGQIVSQQPLPDSEVIPSETFIIFEVSIGKEKVVLEDLTNMTVQAATKYLEDKDLIASITEEHSSTVKEGLVIRHSPQAGDEIEPGSFVNLVVSLGEEELSPITHTLTITVPYTGDQGQPATVDNDEDETEDIEPQTPVAQQVRIYISDMNNNLTDLYEQSSITSDTEFTIRLVIAPNSTATYKIERDDQVIVQKTIAYDEVDGG, encoded by the coding sequence TTGTTAGAAGGACGCTTATTAAATGAAAGATATGTGGTGAAGAAATTAATTGGTGGCGGTGGCATGGCGAATGTTTATCTTGGATTTGATAACATTCTTGAACGTGAAGTTGCCATTAAAGTGCTACGACTTGAATATTCGAATGATGATGAATTTATCACTCGATTCCACCGTGAAGCACAATCTGCTACAAGCTTATCGCATCCAAACATCGTTAATATTTATGATGTCGGTGAAGAAGATGATATTTATTATATGGTCATGGAGTATGTCGATGGCTTAACGTTAAAGGAATATATTCAACGATATGGGCCAGTCTCAGTAGATGAAGCAGTTGATATTATGCTACAGATGACATCTGCAATTGAGCATGCCCATTCAAATCATATTGTACATCGTGATATTAAACCGCAAAATATTTTAATAGACCGTAATCGAACAGTAAAGGTAACGGATTTTGGTATCGCTCTAGCATTAACCGCAACCTCGTTAACCCAAACGAATTCAGTATTAGGTTCGGTACATTATTTATCGCCGGAACAAGCGAGAGGTGGAACTGCAAATCGCAAGTCTGACATATATTCATTAGGTATTGTCATGTATGAATTATTAACAGGTAGAATCCCATTCAATGGGCAGTCAGCTGTATCAATTGCATTGAAGCATCTTGAATCACCAATACCGTCAATGCGTAAGTGGGATCCATTAATTCCACAAAGCTTAGAGAATATTGTCCTAAAGGCAACAAATAAAGATCCATTTCAACGTTATCAACGCGTAACTGATTTTGAAAAAGATCTTGAAACAGCATTAGATCCAGATCGAATTAATGAGTCGCCATATTATCCGCCAGTAGAACCTGGTGATGAGACGAAGGCGATACCGGTTATAAAAAATGATCAATTAACTGGCCAGCATACGAACGTTTCAGATCACGTGAATCAAGAGACGACAAGGCCAATTAATTTTAGTCAAGCTAATAGTGAACAAGAGCCAAACAAAAAGAAAATGTCCAAAAAGAAAAAGGCTGTCATCTGGTTAACGAGTATATTTGCTTTCATATTTGGCACGATATTAGTTGCGTTATTTGTTTTACCAACATTACTTAAACCAGATGAAATCGTATTAGAAGATTATACTGGAATGCATGTCGATGAAGTAATCGAAGCATTGGAAGAACTTAACCTTGAGTATGAAATTGAAGATATTTATTCAGAAGAGATTGAAGCAGATCATGTTGAAAGTACCGATCCTGAAGCGGGAGAGGTAGTTGAAGAAGGAGCTGTTATTACTCTGTTCGTGAGTCAAGGTATTGAGCCAATTATTTTTGAGGATTATGTTGGTCAATCATTTAATCAAGTAGAGCGACTATTGATTCAAAAAGGCTTTAATCCAGAAAACATTAAACGAGTAGATACTCATTCTTCAGAATTTGCAGAAGGCCAAATTGTTAGCCAACAGCCTTTACCAGATAGTGAAGTTATCCCATCAGAAACTTTCATTATCTTTGAAGTAAGTATTGGTAAAGAAAAGGTTGTACTTGAAGATCTTACAAATATGACTGTCCAAGCTGCAACGAAGTATTTAGAAGATAAAGATTTAATTGCAAGCATAACGGAAGAACATTCGAGCACAGTTAAAGAAGGGTTGGTCATTCGTCATTCTCCACAAGCTGGGGATGAGATAGAGCCTGGCTCATTTGTCAATCTAGTTGTATCACTTGGTGAAGAAGAACTGTCACCAATTACTCATACATTGACAATTACTGTTCCATATACAGGTGATCAGGGTCAACCTGCAACGGTTGATAATGATGAAGATGAAACAGAAGATATTGAACCACAGACTCCAGTAGCTCAACAAGTAAGAATTTATATATCGGATATGAATAATAATCTAACAGATCTGTATGAGCAAAGCTCAATCACTTCTGATACTGAATTTACAATCCGATTAGTTATTGCACCAAATTCTACAGCAACTTATAAAATAGAACGAGATGATCAAGTTATTGTTCAAAAGACTATTGCTTATGACGAAGTGGACGGAGGTTGA
- a CDS encoding Stp1/IreP family PP2C-type Ser/Thr phosphatase, with protein sequence MEQFFITDRGKVRKQNEDAVGLFENQANQTLAIVADGMGGHRAGDVASEIVCSFFRDEWKDTPEITTPNEAEEWLDDRIRLANQKVYQYAQENIDCQGMGTTVVVAILLDQHISIAHIGDSRCYLYSDKLTQITEDHSLVNELVRTGEITKSEANVHPRKNVLMKALGTDGSIAPDVFSIEWQSGDRFLMCSDGLSDKLSDLDIEEYLADDLSVKETAEKLVNRANELGGEDNITVLLIEFNHGEEADSSC encoded by the coding sequence ATGGAGCAGTTTTTTATTACGGATCGAGGTAAAGTTAGAAAACAAAATGAGGATGCTGTTGGTTTATTTGAGAATCAAGCAAATCAGACTCTAGCTATCGTCGCAGATGGAATGGGTGGTCATAGAGCTGGAGATGTAGCTAGCGAAATTGTATGCTCATTCTTTAGAGATGAGTGGAAGGACACGCCTGAAATCACAACACCAAATGAAGCGGAAGAATGGCTTGATGATCGAATCCGATTAGCTAATCAAAAGGTTTATCAATATGCGCAAGAAAATATTGACTGTCAAGGTATGGGGACTACTGTTGTTGTAGCAATCCTTTTAGATCAACATATTTCAATTGCGCATATCGGTGATAGTAGATGTTATTTGTATAGTGATAAGTTAACTCAAATTACAGAAGATCATTCTCTTGTTAATGAGCTGGTGCGGACTGGTGAAATAACAAAAAGTGAAGCGAATGTTCATCCACGCAAGAATGTGCTGATGAAGGCATTGGGAACTGATGGATCTATTGCACCGGATGTATTTTCGATTGAATGGCAATCGGGTGATCGATTTCTAATGTGTAGTGATGGTTTATCTGATAAACTATCAGATTTGGACATCGAAGAATACTTAGCGGATGATTTATCAGTTAAGGAAACTGCTGAAAAATTGGTTAATCGCGCCAATGAATTAGGTGGAGAAGATAATATTACTGTTTTATTAATTGAATTTAATCATGGAGAGGAGGCTGATTCCTCTTGTTAG